One Bos taurus isolate L1 Dominette 01449 registration number 42190680 breed Hereford chromosome 3, ARS-UCD2.0, whole genome shotgun sequence DNA window includes the following coding sequences:
- the RIMS3 gene encoding regulating synaptic membrane exocytosis protein 3 isoform X1, producing the protein MFNGESGPASAAASRNVVRSSSISGEICGSQQAGDGTGTSTAKKRRSSLGAKMVAIVGLTQWSKGTLQLPQAEGATKKLRSNIRRSTETGVAVEMRSRVPRQGSRESTDGSTNSNSSDGTFIFPTTRLGAESQFSDFLDGLGPAQIVGRQTLATPPMGDVHIAIMDRSGQLEVEVIEARGLTPKPGSKSLPATYIKVYLLENGACLAKKKTKVAKKTCDPLYQQALLFDEGPQGKVLQVIVWGDYGRMDHKCFMGMAQIMLDELDLSAAVTGWYKLFPTSSVADSTLGSLTRRLSQSSLESATSPSCS; encoded by the exons ATGTTTAACGGGGAGTCAGGTCCGGCCTCGGCTGCGGCCTCCAGGAATGTGGTGCGGAGCTCCAGCATCAGTGGGGAGATCTGTGGGTCCCAGCAGGCTGGGGACGGCACCGGGACCAGCACTGCCAAGAAGCGACGCAGCAGCCTCGGGGCCAAGATGGTGGCCATCGTGGGCCTGACCCAGTGGAGCAAGGGCACGCTCCAGCTCCCCCAGGCTG AAGGGGCCACCAAGAAACTGCGCAGCAACATCCGGCGGAGCACAGAGACGGGCGTTGCCGTGGAGATGCGGAGTCGGGTCCCTCGCCAGGGCAGCCGGGAGTCCACAGACGGGAGCACCAACAGCAATAGCTCCGATGGCAC GTTCATCTTCCCCACCACCCGGCTTGGGGCCGAAAGCCAGTTCAGCGATTTCCTGGATGGGCTGGGACCAGCCCAGATTGTGGGGCGACAGACACTGGCAACACCGCCGATGG GGGATGTGCACATTGCCATCATGGACCGGAGTGGCCAGCTGGAGGTGGAAGTGATTGAGGCTCGGGGTCTGACCCCCAAACCTGgctccaaatccctcccag CCACCTATATCAAAGTTTACCTACTTGAGAACGGGGCCTGCTTGGCCAAGAAGAAGACAAAGGTGGCCAAGAAGACCTGTGACCCCCTGTACCAGCAGGCTCTGCTCTTTGACGAGGGACCGCAGGGCAAGGTGCTGCAG GTGATCGTCTGGGGAGACTACGGCCGCATGGATCACAAGTGCTTCATGGGCATGGCCCAGATCATGCTGGACGAGCTGGACCTGAGCGCCGCAGTCACCGGCTGGTACAAACTCTTCCCCACGTCCTCCGTGGCAGACTCTACGCTCGGCTCCCTCACCAGGCGCCTGTCCCAGTCCTCCCTGGAGAGCGCCACCAGCCCCTCGTGCTCCTAA